In Alteromonas mediterranea DE, a single genomic region encodes these proteins:
- a CDS encoding c-type cytochrome, with amino-acid sequence MKILNKAMIVAATAGAVMSTSVAADVTEASSEKHAKAATQYRQAVFQLVRSNMGPLGGMAKGALPYDESVMQTNAVRLEQLAEMMGDYLSVDTRKFDVETGAKDELWENFSEVEKKVMALKTAAQGLQAAVKAGDESAYRGAIGKIGASCKSCHDDFKKD; translated from the coding sequence ATGAAAATTTTAAATAAAGCAATGATCGTCGCGGCAACCGCAGGTGCCGTAATGTCAACTTCAGTTGCAGCTGATGTAACAGAAGCATCTTCAGAAAAACACGCAAAAGCAGCAACACAGTATCGCCAAGCGGTATTTCAGCTAGTGCGCAGTAATATGGGCCCGCTCGGTGGCATGGCAAAAGGCGCATTACCTTATGATGAAAGCGTTATGCAAACGAATGCCGTGCGCCTTGAGCAACTCGCCGAGATGATGGGCGACTATTTATCTGTAGATACGCGTAAGTTTGATGTTGAAACAGGGGCAAAGGATGAACTTTGGGAAAATTTCTCAGAGGTAGAGAAAAAGGTAATGGCGCTTAAAACCGCTGCTCAAGGCCTACAAGCCGCGGTTAAAGCGGGTGATGAAAGTGCGTATCGTGGCGCTATTGGCAAAATAGGCGCTAGCTGTAAATCTTGTCACGATGATTTTAAGAAAGACTAA